A window of the Marinifilum sp. JC120 genome harbors these coding sequences:
- a CDS encoding acetyl-CoA carboxylase carboxyl transferase subunit alpha/beta gives MNIDKRIDALAGRLTYIKDIFGNLENANISMLSSELEEFRGLRGTITTKDSLRKLDRLEDLFAFLESKLEKELTSMDRVRIVRHPQRICLTDILENVYDNYTELGGLGEFSIDPSMLIAQAYITRRVGQKVVHQPVMVIGQEKGHGQEFRNGGSAKPWGNAKALHYMKVAQAEGIPIHTYIFTPGSYPVEDYPGAAQQIAKNIYEMGKIDVPIISITSEGGSGGAEAIGLADRRLMLSHGYYSVISPEGAAAIEANLRDGKRVDESLIANCARKLGITAEDNIEMGYIDRVVQEPHLGAKPNSYDFFRNLRSEVIRATNEVCISVKGLKLFRAMALKQKGSEEDEDVFMRWALSSRARARLVEKRYEKFRALSTSAYMDQRSVFVKMGAAVQGMAWATKSLFVYNLVGRTVRAAKQGMEEIQAEAHLVKERTARLLKKNAADKGSNVKITNDVRDKLLCLSTSDQSPCYEEGRWNYSSPKCQDDRTFSCPNSATEGCLDLWAPDLFGDFAGVCSNCGHHFPMEYQWYLYNVFHYAEGFEFNSGIESANPLKYEGFDLKLDEARKKTGLRSSCITFETRMDGINSVVICLAAPFRGGSVGAAEGEKIIRAAERAQRKQLPLIFYAHGTAGIRIQEGTNGVLQMPRCTMALRRYVDAGGLYLVIYDTNSYGGSVASFLGCSPYQFAVRSSKIGFAGPRVITETTGIAIPPDYHNAWNALARGHIQGIWDRREMGRNIGQSLMTMGGRNLYYR, from the coding sequence ATGAATATTGATAAGCGCATCGACGCCTTAGCGGGGCGGCTCACCTACATTAAGGACATTTTCGGTAATCTTGAAAATGCCAATATTTCCATGCTCAGTTCCGAGTTGGAGGAATTCCGTGGTTTGCGGGGGACTATTACCACCAAGGATTCCCTGCGTAAACTTGACCGCCTTGAAGATTTGTTTGCCTTCCTTGAATCCAAGCTTGAAAAAGAACTGACTTCCATGGACCGGGTGCGCATTGTGCGCCATCCGCAGCGCATCTGCCTGACCGATATTCTGGAAAATGTGTATGACAACTACACTGAACTGGGCGGGCTTGGAGAATTCAGTATTGACCCTTCCATGCTCATTGCGCAGGCCTACATTACCAGACGTGTGGGACAGAAGGTTGTTCACCAGCCGGTCATGGTTATTGGGCAGGAAAAGGGGCATGGGCAGGAATTTCGTAACGGTGGCTCAGCCAAGCCGTGGGGGAACGCCAAGGCACTGCATTACATGAAGGTTGCGCAGGCCGAAGGGATTCCCATACATACTTACATCTTCACCCCCGGTTCCTATCCGGTGGAGGATTACCCCGGCGCAGCGCAGCAGATTGCCAAGAATATTTATGAGATGGGCAAAATTGATGTGCCTATCATTTCCATTACTTCCGAAGGCGGGTCCGGCGGCGCTGAGGCTATCGGTCTTGCCGATCGCAGGCTCATGCTCTCCCACGGTTACTATTCAGTAATTTCCCCGGAAGGTGCGGCTGCAATCGAGGCCAACCTTCGTGACGGTAAAAGGGTTGATGAATCCTTGATTGCTAATTGTGCGCGCAAGCTCGGCATTACCGCTGAGGATAATATCGAGATGGGCTACATTGATCGTGTGGTTCAGGAGCCTCATCTCGGGGCCAAGCCTAATAGTTATGATTTTTTTCGCAACCTGCGTTCTGAGGTTATCCGGGCCACCAATGAGGTTTGTATTTCCGTAAAAGGACTCAAGCTTTTTCGGGCCATGGCTCTTAAGCAGAAAGGATCAGAAGAAGACGAAGATGTTTTCATGCGTTGGGCCTTAAGTTCCCGTGCTCGCGCAAGGCTGGTTGAAAAACGGTATGAGAAGTTTCGTGCTCTTTCCACTTCGGCGTATATGGACCAGCGGTCCGTCTTTGTTAAGATGGGTGCGGCTGTGCAGGGCATGGCTTGGGCTACAAAGTCGCTCTTTGTCTACAATCTTGTGGGCCGTACCGTGCGCGCTGCCAAACAGGGTATGGAAGAGATTCAAGCCGAGGCCCATCTAGTCAAGGAACGCACCGCCCGTCTTTTGAAAAAGAATGCTGCGGATAAAGGTTCCAATGTAAAAATTACAAATGATGTACGTGACAAGCTGCTTTGTCTGTCAACTTCTGACCAGTCGCCGTGCTACGAAGAGGGACGGTGGAACTATAGCAGCCCCAAGTGTCAGGATGACCGTACTTTTAGCTGTCCAAACTCAGCTACTGAAGGCTGTCTGGATCTTTGGGCACCGGATTTATTTGGTGATTTTGCCGGTGTGTGTAGTAATTGCGGGCATCATTTTCCCATGGAATACCAATGGTATTTATACAATGTTTTTCATTATGCCGAAGGTTTTGAATTCAATTCCGGCATAGAGTCAGCCAATCCGCTGAAGTACGAAGGTTTTGACCTCAAGCTGGATGAAGCCCGCAAAAAGACCGGATTGCGTTCATCCTGCATTACTTTCGAGACCCGTATGGACGGGATCAATTCCGTGGTGATTTGTCTTGCGGCTCCGTTTCGGGGCGGTTCCGTGGGGGCCGCTGAAGGTGAGAAGATTATCCGGGCCGCAGAAAGAGCGCAGCGTAAACAGCTGCCACTTATTTTTTATGCCCACGGAACCGCCGGAATCCGCATTCAGGAAGGAACAAACGGTGTGCTCCAGATGCCGCGTTGCACCATGGCCCTGCGTCGTTACGTAGATGCCGGGGGGCTGTATCTGGTGATCTACGATACCAATTCCTACGGCGGATCAGTGGCTAGTTTTCTGGGCTGCTCACCTTATCAATTCGCTGTCCGGTCTTCAAAGATCGGATTTGCCGGACCGAGGGTTATTACCGAGACAACCGGGATTGCCATTCCGCCTGACTACCACAATGCATGGAATGCCCTTGCCCGTGGACATATTCAAGGGATCTGGGATCGCCGTGAAATGGGTCGCAATATCGGGCAGTCGCTGATGACCATGGGCGGACGGAATTTATATTATAGGTAG
- a CDS encoding PilZ domain-containing protein has protein sequence MSEQTNPVIIYTDNPEKYIESDLSSYVKVECCSCPDKFCKALVERHYSGIILNVNKVMRTPCCDRNRILSISSGVPTIRTLEKESQPLFLDDHENFICDCLTRKCNGSGYSCPVNVQIPVEVSLEDDPAMAQSITGTIHHISEDGCTFHTNANLADNSYLYLKIFSLNNKLPILSGVYREQNAANCSCGYEVKFLDIKDDQRDEIKAFHENAIN, from the coding sequence ATGTCGGAACAGACTAATCCGGTCATTATTTATACAGATAATCCTGAAAAATATATAGAATCAGATTTATCCTCTTATGTAAAAGTGGAATGTTGCTCCTGCCCGGATAAATTCTGCAAAGCACTTGTAGAGAGACACTATTCCGGAATAATCCTCAATGTAAACAAGGTTATGCGTACTCCTTGCTGTGACCGTAACAGAATACTGTCGATATCTTCCGGGGTTCCCACAATACGAACCCTTGAAAAAGAAAGTCAGCCTTTATTTCTTGACGACCATGAAAACTTTATTTGTGACTGCCTAACCCGAAAATGCAATGGTTCAGGTTATTCCTGCCCGGTAAATGTTCAGATTCCAGTTGAAGTCAGCCTAGAAGATGATCCGGCAATGGCGCAAAGTATAACTGGAACCATCCACCATATCTCTGAGGATGGCTGCACTTTCCACACAAATGCAAATCTTGCCGACAACTCATACCTATATTTGAAGATATTCTCCTTGAACAATAAACTTCCGATTTTAAGCGGAGTTTACAGAGAACAAAACGCAGCGAACTGCTCATGCGGCTATGAAGTCAAATTTCTGGACATAAAAGATGACCAGCGGGATGAAATAAAGGCTTTCCACGAAAATGCGATCAACTAG
- a CDS encoding flagellar motor protein MotB → MDDELLKGGLVVEDEADEDEPNEWITTFADLSMLLLVFFILLYSMSEIDAKKFDMTFQSVSKSISGKLQKIATSKVSREEAGAILNQVVTRRQIIKAQRKVFEDVKYLQTTKGVEGIMSANFEDGKITIKLPSDVLFNPGKVQLSKKGRAAVKALKNFFISHSDQYINIKGYTDDTQPSSKSRLKDNWEISSLRAVNVLRYLMKLGIKPNRLTATGLGEMDPLVPNNSKRNRQRNRRVEFVLDKIMTGP, encoded by the coding sequence ATGGATGATGAACTCCTGAAAGGTGGACTGGTAGTCGAAGACGAGGCTGACGAGGATGAGCCTAATGAGTGGATAACTACTTTTGCTGACTTATCCATGTTGCTGCTGGTTTTCTTTATTTTGCTTTATTCCATGTCCGAGATCGACGCTAAAAAGTTTGATATGACTTTTCAGTCGGTCAGCAAATCCATCAGTGGTAAATTGCAGAAGATCGCCACCAGCAAGGTTTCCCGTGAGGAGGCCGGGGCTATCCTCAATCAGGTTGTCACCCGCAGGCAGATAATCAAAGCCCAGCGCAAAGTCTTTGAAGATGTGAAATATCTCCAGACCACCAAGGGTGTGGAAGGGATTATGAGTGCCAACTTTGAGGACGGCAAGATAACCATTAAACTGCCCTCGGATGTGCTTTTTAATCCCGGAAAGGTTCAGCTTAGTAAAAAAGGGCGTGCTGCGGTAAAAGCCCTTAAGAATTTTTTTATCAGCCACTCCGACCAGTATATCAATATCAAAGGGTACACTGATGATACCCAGCCAAGCAGTAAAAGCAGATTGAAGGATAACTGGGAAATTTCATCTTTACGTGCAGTAAATGTTCTGCGCTACCTTATGAAATTGGGAATTAAGCCGAATAGGCTTACCGCAACAGGGCTAGGGGAAATGGACCCCCTTGTACCCAATAATTCGAAGCGGAACCGCCAGCGCAACCGGCGGGTTGAATTTGTATTGGATAAAATTATGACCGGGCCTTAG
- a CDS encoding motility protein A, protein MDFSTLIGMLVGLSLVVGAIFIGGAVDVFVNVPGMMIVIGGTLASICVAFPFEEVIQAMIAGFKAFSSRKVKVNEVVSIMVKVAEISRREGLIALENVQTENVVLRKSCQLIADNADPELIRATLQIEISAMKRRHKIAQDVYKRLAGLAPAFGMLGTLIGLVQMLSNLSDPAAIGPAMAVAILTTFYGSLLATLLFIPIGAKLRARTLQEQLHLEIIFEGAKSILENNNPRLVYEKLSSFQAPRDRTGD, encoded by the coding sequence ATGGATTTTTCCACTTTAATCGGGATGCTGGTCGGGCTTTCCCTTGTTGTCGGTGCTATTTTTATCGGTGGGGCGGTAGACGTCTTTGTCAATGTTCCCGGTATGATGATTGTTATCGGCGGTACTCTGGCTTCCATTTGCGTTGCTTTTCCTTTTGAGGAAGTGATTCAGGCCATGATTGCAGGATTCAAAGCTTTTTCCTCCAGAAAGGTTAAGGTTAACGAAGTTGTGAGCATCATGGTCAAGGTTGCTGAAATCAGCCGTCGCGAAGGTCTGATTGCCCTTGAAAATGTTCAGACCGAGAACGTGGTCCTGCGCAAATCATGTCAGCTTATTGCAGATAATGCTGATCCTGAACTTATCCGCGCGACTTTGCAGATTGAAATTTCGGCTATGAAGAGACGCCACAAGATCGCTCAGGACGTGTATAAACGCCTTGCAGGCCTTGCTCCTGCGTTCGGTATGCTCGGTACTCTGATCGGTCTGGTTCAGATGTTGTCCAACCTTTCGGACCCCGCAGCCATCGGCCCGGCCATGGCAGTTGCTATTTTGACCACATTTTATGGTTCATTGCTGGCGACACTGCTTTTTATCCCCATCGGAGCAAAACTTAGGGCGAGGACTCTTCAGGAGCAGCTTCATCTTGAGATTATTTTTGAGGGTGCAAAGTCCATCCTTGAGAATAACAACCCCCGACTGGTTTATGAGAAGCTTTCTTCATTTCAGGCTCCCAGAGACAGGACCGGAGATTAA
- a CDS encoding acetyl-CoA carboxylase biotin carboxylase subunit, with translation MYKGEHKVLIANRGEIAIRIAKACLELNQNFVCVYTMADSESGHVRFARENGGEDSLFCISSYRDANEIFSVADRSGASAIHPGYGFFAEDFRFARRVVKREKPLIFIGPSWRVIQELGDKINTKRLARSLEVPTVPGSDSPIYDELEAVELADSLFAFQREQGFQVPAIMVKASAGGGGMGIEEVSDPDEFRSVYRRIRNYAKRQFNDEGVLIEQRIYGFNHLEVQVVCEKSGGKHVHFGTRNCSVQSSGNQKRIEVAPGFAPDEIHYIFNASGVLDSITEHSLSMARAVNYDNVGTWEWIVTPRGEPFLMEVNTRIQVENGVSAAISAIKGERNVNIVREQIRLGLGDPINYGQDDVELSGVAIEYRIIAENPENDFAPWVGTIEKFHWQEQPWLEVYTQVPTDRAYEIPTEFDPNLALAIVRGENLEQAKQRGVEFLNGLILQGQDRTGRKLESNVSYLIDKNFGLLEF, from the coding sequence GTGTATAAAGGAGAACACAAGGTCCTGATCGCGAATCGTGGCGAGATCGCTATCAGGATTGCTAAAGCCTGTCTGGAACTTAACCAGAATTTCGTCTGCGTCTATACCATGGCGGACAGCGAAAGTGGTCATGTTCGTTTTGCGCGGGAAAACGGTGGTGAGGATAGTCTCTTTTGCATTAGTTCTTACCGGGATGCTAATGAAATCTTCAGTGTCGCGGACCGCAGCGGAGCCTCGGCCATTCATCCGGGGTACGGTTTTTTTGCTGAGGATTTTCGGTTTGCACGCCGGGTGGTGAAACGGGAAAAACCGCTTATTTTTATCGGGCCTTCGTGGCGGGTGATTCAAGAGCTGGGTGACAAGATTAATACAAAGCGTCTTGCGCGTAGTCTCGAGGTTCCCACTGTTCCGGGGTCCGACAGTCCTATTTATGATGAACTGGAGGCTGTCGAGCTTGCCGACAGCCTTTTCGCATTTCAAAGGGAGCAGGGATTTCAGGTCCCGGCTATCATGGTCAAGGCTTCCGCCGGAGGCGGGGGCATGGGCATTGAGGAAGTTAGTGATCCCGATGAATTCCGTTCCGTTTATCGACGTATTCGCAATTATGCCAAGCGTCAGTTCAATGACGAAGGCGTACTCATTGAGCAGCGTATTTACGGTTTTAATCACCTTGAAGTTCAGGTTGTTTGTGAGAAGAGCGGGGGAAAACACGTCCATTTCGGAACCCGTAACTGCTCGGTGCAGAGTAGCGGCAACCAGAAGAGAATTGAAGTTGCTCCCGGTTTTGCTCCTGATGAAATTCATTATATTTTTAATGCTTCCGGAGTTCTGGACAGCATTACTGAGCATTCCCTGTCCATGGCCCGTGCTGTAAACTACGACAATGTGGGTACATGGGAATGGATCGTCACACCGCGCGGTGAACCTTTTCTGATGGAAGTTAACACCCGCATTCAGGTGGAGAACGGCGTTTCTGCGGCCATTTCAGCCATCAAAGGTGAGCGTAATGTAAATATTGTGCGCGAGCAGATCCGGCTTGGTCTGGGCGATCCAATCAATTATGGTCAGGATGATGTAGAGCTTTCCGGGGTTGCTATTGAGTACCGTATTATTGCTGAAAACCCGGAAAATGATTTTGCCCCTTGGGTAGGCACAATTGAAAAATTTCACTGGCAGGAACAGCCTTGGCTGGAGGTTTATACGCAGGTGCCCACCGACCGTGCTTATGAAATTCCCACTGAATTTGATCCTAACCTTGCACTGGCCATTGTGCGCGGGGAAAATCTGGAGCAGGCCAAGCAACGTGGGGTTGAGTTTTTGAACGGTCTGATTTTGCAAGGACAGGACCGGACTGGCAGAAAGCTTGAATCCAATGTTTCTTATTTGATTGATAAGAATTTCGGTTTGCTGGAATTTTAG
- a CDS encoding PilZ domain-containing protein gives MDISFDSNTARGAFRTSLPGLALKIEGYPSPYSVKDFSVNGLAFSAGKDTFEVDQQFKVDFVLGKKELLTGIEIKVVRDIGKGLMGCIYVDLDKYQEARLDKLVLEVQKRMILLRKKKGMS, from the coding sequence ATGGATATTTCATTCGATAGTAATACGGCTAGAGGTGCTTTCCGGACCAGTCTTCCCGGACTTGCGCTCAAAATTGAAGGTTACCCTTCCCCTTACAGCGTTAAAGATTTCAGTGTTAACGGTCTGGCTTTTTCTGCCGGGAAGGATACTTTTGAGGTGGACCAGCAGTTCAAGGTAGACTTCGTTCTCGGTAAAAAAGAGCTTTTAACCGGGATTGAAATCAAGGTGGTGCGCGATATCGGTAAAGGGCTGATGGGCTGTATTTATGTTGATCTGGACAAGTATCAGGAAGCGCGCCTTGATAAGCTCGTTCTTGAAGTCCAGAAGCGCATGATTCTGTTGCGCAAGAAAAAAGGCATGTCTTGA
- a CDS encoding purine-nucleoside phosphorylase, which produces MTSPESIYTISRHILEKIDNFQVGTTGIILGSGLGEAITRLEKAIEIPYSEIPGIPQSTVKGHSGSLIYGFMEEKPVLVFSGRFHIYEGYSAAEACTPVRVMGELGIKRIFITNAAGALNPQFDAGDLMLITDQINFTGHSPLTGHNNDNWGVRFPDMSRVYCDKLRAIAVQSAKEKGIRLERGVYVQVSGPNLETPAETRMFKRLGADAVGMSTAIEAIAAVHMGIKVMGIACLTNKNLPDCMAETTHEAVIEQAAKSSAAMSALIREIISRLD; this is translated from the coding sequence ATGACCTCCCCGGAATCTATATACACTATTAGCAGGCATATACTAGAAAAGATAGATAATTTTCAAGTCGGGACCACCGGAATTATTCTTGGTTCAGGGCTTGGCGAGGCCATAACCCGGCTGGAAAAGGCAATCGAAATTCCCTACTCGGAAATCCCCGGCATCCCGCAGTCCACAGTCAAAGGGCACAGTGGCAGCCTCATTTACGGTTTCATGGAAGAAAAACCGGTACTTGTATTCAGCGGGCGGTTCCACATTTACGAAGGATACAGCGCAGCCGAAGCCTGCACTCCGGTACGGGTCATGGGTGAGCTGGGCATAAAAAGAATTTTCATCACCAATGCCGCCGGAGCACTCAATCCGCAATTTGATGCCGGGGACCTGATGCTGATCACTGATCAGATCAATTTTACCGGACACTCTCCGCTGACCGGACATAACAACGATAATTGGGGAGTCCGTTTCCCGGACATGAGCAGGGTTTACTGCGACAAATTACGCGCAATAGCCGTTCAGTCCGCCAAGGAGAAGGGAATCCGCCTTGAACGCGGAGTCTACGTTCAAGTAAGCGGACCCAATCTCGAAACCCCAGCCGAAACGCGCATGTTTAAAAGACTGGGTGCCGATGCCGTGGGCATGTCCACCGCTATCGAAGCCATTGCCGCAGTGCACATGGGCATCAAAGTAATGGGCATAGCCTGTTTGACCAACAAAAATCTGCCAGACTGCATGGCTGAAACAACCCACGAAGCAGTAATTGAACAGGCAGCTAAATCTTCAGCCGCCATGTCCGCATTGATCAGAGAAATTATTTCCCGGCTGGATTGA
- a CDS encoding single-stranded DNA-binding protein: MAGSMNKVILIGRLGQDPKLSYTTSGQAFANISVATDEGYKDRNTGQKVDKTEWHRVTAWRHTAEFVGKYLTKGRLVMVEGKLQTRKWQDQNGQDRYTTEIVASNIQGLDSRQDGGYQGQQQGGYQQQSGGQYNNNQQQGGGYQGQSQQQNGGQYNNNQQPQQQQQGGAFQEDEDLGPAFPSEASGMDEVPF; encoded by the coding sequence ATGGCAGGAAGCATGAACAAAGTAATTTTAATAGGACGTCTCGGACAGGATCCGAAACTTTCATACACAACCTCCGGTCAGGCCTTTGCCAACATTTCTGTGGCTACAGATGAAGGCTACAAGGATCGCAATACCGGGCAGAAGGTTGATAAGACCGAATGGCACCGTGTTACCGCTTGGAGACACACTGCTGAATTTGTGGGTAAATACCTGACCAAAGGCCGCCTGGTTATGGTTGAGGGTAAATTGCAGACCCGTAAATGGCAGGACCAGAACGGTCAGGACCGCTACACCACTGAGATTGTCGCCAGCAACATTCAGGGGCTCGACAGTCGTCAGGACGGTGGATATCAGGGCCAGCAGCAGGGTGGTTACCAGCAGCAGAGTGGAGGTCAGTACAATAACAATCAGCAGCAGGGTGGTGGCTATCAGGGCCAGTCTCAGCAGCAGAATGGCGGTCAGTACAACAATAACCAGCAGCCCCAGCAGCAACAGCAGGGTGGCGCTTTTCAGGAAGATGAGGACCTCGGTCCCGCATTTCCTTCCGAAGCAAGCGGAATGGACGAAGTACCGTTCTAA
- a CDS encoding DUF3304 domain-containing protein — translation MMAPNSLVKGFSSSISRGSCSMQARAGVNGSGAGFCCVALPAGWDGGSSVTVGVCGAGEI, via the coding sequence ATGATGGCCCCGAATTCGCTGGTAAAAGGCTTCAGCTCGTCGATTAGCCGGGGAAGCTGCTCTATGCAGGCCCGTGCCGGGGTGAACGGAAGTGGGGCTGGTTTTTGTTGCGTGGCGTTGCCTGCGGGCTGGGATGGCGGTTCTTCCGTTACTGTTGGCGTCTGCGGGGCTGGGGAAATCTGA
- a CDS encoding biotin attachment protein produces MLNIKELLEEIKASPYDEIEISVPHTGNVEFTGLKVGDKVSGPSGEWKEKPGTVLAKLTRERNTKNITAPEKGEIVSIRQDLEGQFVEAGEVLIKIRHFLSKEEVIQLILKKALFLFNAPEKAKYYFTPEVDAKIKGSGERSVKVTEGMELFIVSRMKRETPLNYSGPEGLIYSVYFHNGDNVDAAQPLIGVCPADQLKQIQEVVNRVQSEWEEVD; encoded by the coding sequence ATGTTGAATATTAAAGAGCTTCTTGAAGAGATCAAGGCTTCCCCTTACGATGAAATTGAGATTTCCGTACCCCATACCGGAAATGTAGAGTTTACCGGACTTAAGGTTGGTGATAAAGTTAGCGGACCGTCCGGCGAGTGGAAGGAAAAGCCCGGAACCGTGCTTGCCAAGCTTACCCGTGAACGTAATACCAAGAATATTACCGCCCCTGAAAAAGGTGAAATTGTCTCCATCCGTCAGGATCTGGAAGGCCAGTTTGTTGAAGCCGGTGAAGTGCTGATCAAGATTCGCCACTTCCTTTCCAAGGAAGAGGTCATTCAGTTGATTCTGAAAAAAGCACTTTTTCTGTTCAATGCTCCGGAAAAAGCAAAATACTACTTCACTCCTGAAGTTGATGCCAAGATTAAAGGCTCCGGTGAGCGTTCAGTCAAAGTTACTGAGGGAATGGAGCTGTTCATTGTTTCTCGTATGAAAAGGGAAACCCCGCTTAACTACAGCGGTCCCGAAGGACTCATTTATTCCGTATATTTTCACAACGGTGACAACGTTGACGCAGCTCAGCCTCTGATCGGTGTCTGCCCCGCTGATCAGCTCAAGCAGATTCAGGAAGTTGTCAACCGTGTTCAGAGTGAATGGGAAGAGGTTGATTAA